Within Massilia litorea, the genomic segment GCCCTGCAGGGCCTGGACAAGGCGGAAACGGCTGCCAAATACGGCGACGCGCAGGTGCTGGTCTGGCGCCGCAGCTACGACACGCCGCCGCCCGCCCTCGAGGAAGGCGACGACCGCGCATCGTTCAACGACCCGCGCTACGCCGGCCTGCCGAAGGAGCAGATTCCCCTCACCGAATGTTTAAAAGACACCGTAGCGCGCGTGATGCCGGCCTGGGACGAAGAGATTGCCCCGGCCATCCGCGCCGGCAAGCAGATCCTGATTTCGGCCCACGGCAACAGCCTGCGCGCCCTGATCAAGATGCTGGACGGGATCAGCGATGCCGACATCGTCGGCCTCAACATCCCGAACGGCCAGCCGCTGGTATATGAACTGGACGAAAACCTGAAGCCGATCCGCCATTACTACCTGGGCGACCAGGAAGCGATCGCCGCGGCGACCGCAGCGGTGGCGAACCAAGGGAAGGCGAAGTAAGTCTTGCGTTTTCCTATCAAGAAGTTGGCCGTCGGCACCCTGCTGTGCGGCCTGCTGGCCCTGTCCGCGGCGGGTACCGCCGCGGCCGCCAAGCCTACCGAACGCAGCCGCCAGAAGGCGGCTGCCGAGGCGCAGCGCGCCGGGATCCAGCAAAAGCTGACGGCGCTCAAGAAAGAGATCAGCCGTACCGAGAGCGAAAAGGACGATGCCGCCGACACGCTGGCCGAGTCGGAAGAGGCGATCTCGAACGCGAACCGCGCCCTGCGCGACCTGCACCAGGAAACGGTCGAGACCAATGTCCGCCTGCAAGACCTCGCGGGCGAACAGGAACGCCTGGCGCAAACGATCGCTGGCCAGAAAAAACAACTGTCGGCCCTGCTGCGCGAGCACTATGTGGCCGGCAATGAGGACAGAATCAAGCTGCTGCTGTCGGGAGACAACCCGAACCGCATCAACCGCGATTTGCAGATGATGGCCTATGTCTCGCAGGCGCAGGCAAAACTGCTGACCGCCCTGAACGCGAACCTGGCGCAAGTCGAGGCGAACAAGGAGAAGGTCGAGAACGCCAAGGTCGAACTCGAAGAGATCGCCGAGGAACAGCGCGACCAGAAAGCCGTGCTGGAAAAGGAAAAGGCGCGCCGCGCCGCCCTGCTCGGCGAACTGTCGAGCAAACTGGTGGTGCAGAGAAAACAGGCCGACAGCCTGCAGCGCGACGAGCAGCGCATGAGCGGCCTGGTCGACCAGCTGACCAAGCTGATCCGCGAACAGGCCGAGGCCGAACGCAAGCGGCAAGAAGCGCTCGCTGCCGCCCGCGCCAAGGCGAAGCTGGAAGCGGAAGCGGCCGCGAAAGCGCGCGCGCTGGCCCGTGCCGCCGCAAAAGCCGAGCGCGAGCGGTTGGCGCGCGAAGCGGCGAAAGCGGGCAAGCCGGCACCAAAACCATTGCCGCCGGAGCCTGATGAGCCGAAGGTGGCGGAGCAGCCGAAACACGAAGAGCGTACGCCCGATATTTCGCTCGCGCCCGCGGCGC encodes:
- the gpmA gene encoding 2,3-diphosphoglycerate-dependent phosphoglycerate mutase, which encodes MYKIVFMRHGESTWNLANRFTGWVDVDLTDKGINEAKAAGRVLREAGFHFDLAYTSVLKRAIRTLWLALDEMDQMYLPIKNDWRLNERHYGALQGLDKAETAAKYGDAQVLVWRRSYDTPPPALEEGDDRASFNDPRYAGLPKEQIPLTECLKDTVARVMPAWDEEIAPAIRAGKQILISAHGNSLRALIKMLDGISDADIVGLNIPNGQPLVYELDENLKPIRHYYLGDQEAIAAATAAVANQGKAK
- a CDS encoding murein hydrolase activator EnvC family protein — translated: MRFPIKKLAVGTLLCGLLALSAAGTAAAAKPTERSRQKAAAEAQRAGIQQKLTALKKEISRTESEKDDAADTLAESEEAISNANRALRDLHQETVETNVRLQDLAGEQERLAQTIAGQKKQLSALLREHYVAGNEDRIKLLLSGDNPNRINRDLQMMAYVSQAQAKLLTALNANLAQVEANKEKVENAKVELEEIAEEQRDQKAVLEKEKARRAALLGELSSKLVVQRKQADSLQRDEQRMSGLVDQLTKLIREQAEAERKRQEALAAARAKAKLEAEAAAKARALARAAAKAERERLAREAAKAGKPAPKPLPPEPDEPKVAEQPKHEERTPDISLAPAAPAGAFASLRGRLTSPVSGTIAARFGAKRGGDGPSWKGMFIKAPEGTEVRSVAVGRVVHSGWMRGFGNLIIVDHGGDYLSIYANNQTLLKRLGDAVRAGEPIASAGNTGGNEESGLYFELRHLGKAFDPASWVKF